A genomic window from Anguilla rostrata isolate EN2019 chromosome 14, ASM1855537v3, whole genome shotgun sequence includes:
- the ccn1l1 gene encoding cellular communication network factor 1, like 1, producing the protein MFSACFLVVLCCAALTVEAGCPLVCSCPASPPSCPLGVSAVTDDCGCCKVCASQYNQDCSLTLPCDHIKGLRCHLGAGGDPARGLCRAEDQGRPCELNGRMYQHGEDFQPSCQHQCSCMDGVVGCMPLCPYRVPLPNWRCASPRLARPPGGCCEQWLCDDPNHISEDMPPPRPNRHPDPAGNELLLAFAPHRASTAIPRDWMSLSESHGLVTSKCFPQTTDWTPCSATCGMGVSSRVTNSNADCRLVRETRLCQIRQCDLALAPPLKKGKKCQRTVRPERRVRIHFAGCSTARRYRPRSCGSCADGRCCWPSQSRTVRLRFHCPAGDSFTRGVMWIQRCSCSRRRGERCHGDARRPPSASPHSDIHTFQR; encoded by the exons ATGttttctgcttgttttctgGTTGTCCTCTGCTGCGCTGCTCTGACG GTGGAGGCTGGTTGCCCACTCGTGTGCTCCTGCccagcctcccctccctcctgcccgcTGGGGGTCAGCGCGGTGACAGACGACTGTGGCTGCTGCAAGGTGTGCGCCAGCCAGTATAACCAGGACTGCAGCCTGACGCTGCCGTGTGACCACATCAAGGGCCTGCGCTGCCACCTAGGGGCCGGAGGAGACCCTGCACGCGGGCTGTGTCGAG ctGAAGACCAGGGCCGTCCCTGCGAGCTGAACGGGCGCATGTACCAGCACGGGGAGGACTTCCAGCCCAGCTGCCAGCACCAGTGCAGCTGCATGGATGGGGTGGTGGGCTGCATGCCCCTCTGCCCCTACCGGGTGCCCCTGCCCAACTGGCGCTGCGCCAGCCCCCGCCTGGCCCGCCCCCCCGGGGGCTGCTGCGAGCAGTGGCTCTGCGACGACCCCAACCACATCAGCGAGGACatgccccctccccgccccaacCGACACCCCGACCCCGCCGGGAACGAGCTGCTCCTGGCCTTCGCCCCCCACAGGGCCAGCACCGCCATCCCGCGAG ATTGGATGTCTCTCTCTGAGTCACATGGTCTGGTCACATCCAAGTGCTTCCCGCAGACCACCGACTGGACCCCGTGCTCTGCCACCTGCGGGATGGGTGTGTCCAGCCGGGTCACCAATAGCAACGCAGACTGCCGGCTGGTCAGGGAGACGCGGCTGTGCCAGATCCGGCAGTGTGACCtcgccctggccccgcccctcaag aaagGGAAGAAGTGTCAGCGGACGGTGCGGCCGGAGAGGCGGGTGCGGATCCACTTCGCGGGCTGCTCCACGGCCCGGCGGTACCGGCCGCGCTCGTGCGGGTCCTGCGCGGACGGGCGGTGCTGCTGGCCGTCGCAGTCGCGCACCGTGCGCCTCCGCTTCCACTGCCCCGCCGGCGACAGCTTCACCCGCGGCGTCATGTGGATCCagcgctgcagctgcagccgtcgccgcggcgaaCGCTGCCACGGGGATGCCCGCCGGCCGCCGTCTGCCAGCCCGCACAGCGACATCCACACCTTCCAGCGCTGA
- the rpl12 gene encoding 60S ribosomal protein L12 yields MPPKCDPNEIKIVYMRCTGGEVGATSALAPKIGPLGLSPKKVGDDIAKATGDWKGLRITVKLTIQNRQAAIEVVPSASALIIKALKEPPRDRKKVKNIKHSGSVTFDEIVGIARMMRARSIARELSGTIKEILGTAQSVGCTIDGRPPHDVIDDINSGRVECPSE; encoded by the exons ATGCCTCCTAAATGCGAcccaaatgaaatcaaaatcg TGTACATGAGGTGCACAGGAGGAGAAGTGGGTGCCACCTCTGCCCTGGCCCCCAAAATTGGACCCCTGGGTCTG TCTCCCAAGAAAGTGGGTGACGACATCGCCAAGGCAACTGGTGACTGGAAGGGCCTGAGGATCACTGTTAAGCTGACCATCCAAAACAGACAGGCAGCG ATTGAGGTGGTGCCCTCTGCCTCCGCCCTCATCATCAAAGCCCTGAAGGAGCCCCCCCGTGACAGGAAGAAGGTCAAGAACA TCAAACACAGCGGCAGCGTGACCTTCGACGAGATCGTGGGCATCGCGCGCATGATGAGGGCCCGCTCCATCGCCAGGGAGCTGTCGG GAACCATTAAGGAAATCCTGGGCACTGCCCAATCAGTGGGCTGCACCATTGATGGCCGTCCTCCCCATGACGTCATCGATGACATCAACAGCGGTAGAGTGGAGTGCCCATCT gAGTAA